In Providencia zhijiangensis, a single window of DNA contains:
- the glgC gene encoding glucose-1-phosphate adenylyltransferase, which yields MSEKTPFYAYPDPISRQLLAKELPSNTVALILAGGKGSRLKALTQKQPKPSLHFGGKFRIIDFTLSNCINSGIYRVGILTQYYSHHLIQHIQHSWSFLNGKTNEFIEIFPAQQKQNTEDWYQGTADAIFQNLDVISQYQAKYIIVLAGDHIYKMDYSRMLLDHVEKGSQCTVACIEVPCSQASEFGIMDINDDEQIINFIEKPQFPPSMPGKPYATLASMGVYVFDAQYLYQLLAEEQQQQNTQHDFGKNLIPKAVQQGKAWAHPFSRSCVYSDFNMGALPYWRDVGTIDAYWNANIDLVSAKPDLDMYDPHWSIRTGHSPLAPARFIQGESLQSPQITNTLINAGSIVEDAKIANSVIFQNVRVNAHSQLDACVILPDVSIGYACRLQRCIIDSGCVLPNKLVIGEDPQWDAQHFYRSEGGVVLVTQTMLDKLAA from the coding sequence ATGTCAGAGAAAACACCTTTTTATGCCTACCCAGATCCCATTTCGAGGCAGCTATTAGCCAAAGAACTTCCGAGCAATACGGTTGCGCTTATTTTGGCGGGTGGTAAAGGTTCTCGTCTCAAGGCCCTGACTCAGAAGCAGCCAAAACCTTCGCTCCACTTTGGCGGGAAATTTCGAATCATTGATTTCACCTTATCTAACTGTATTAATTCAGGAATTTATCGCGTCGGTATACTGACCCAATACTATTCCCATCACTTAATCCAACATATTCAGCACAGTTGGTCATTTCTAAACGGGAAAACCAATGAGTTTATTGAAATATTCCCTGCTCAACAAAAACAGAATACCGAAGATTGGTACCAAGGTACCGCCGATGCCATCTTTCAAAATCTCGATGTTATTAGCCAATATCAAGCCAAATACATCATTGTGTTAGCTGGGGATCATATCTACAAAATGGATTATTCCCGCATGTTGCTCGACCATGTGGAAAAAGGGAGCCAATGCACAGTGGCCTGTATTGAAGTGCCTTGTAGCCAAGCCTCTGAATTTGGCATTATGGACATTAACGATGACGAACAAATCATTAATTTTATTGAAAAACCTCAATTTCCCCCATCGATGCCGGGGAAGCCTTATGCCACATTAGCCAGTATGGGCGTTTACGTTTTTGATGCCCAATACCTCTACCAATTACTCGCTGAAGAGCAGCAACAGCAGAATACACAACATGATTTTGGTAAAAACTTAATCCCTAAGGCGGTACAGCAAGGCAAGGCTTGGGCGCATCCGTTTAGCCGCTCCTGCGTCTATTCTGATTTTAATATGGGTGCATTACCCTACTGGCGCGACGTAGGTACCATTGATGCTTACTGGAATGCCAATATTGACTTAGTTTCAGCGAAGCCCGATCTGGACATGTATGATCCCCATTGGTCGATTCGGACGGGGCACTCCCCATTGGCACCAGCTCGGTTTATTCAAGGTGAGTCGCTGCAATCTCCCCAAATTACCAACACATTGATTAATGCAGGCTCCATCGTCGAAGACGCCAAAATCGCTAACTCCGTCATTTTCCAAAATGTCCGTGTGAATGCTCACAGCCAACTCGATGCCTGCGTGATCCTCCCCGATGTCTCTATTGGATACGCCTGCCGCTTACAACGCTGCATTATTGATAGCGGCTGTGTGTTACCCAACAAGCTAGTTATTGGTGAAGATCCACAATGGGATGCCCAACATTTCTACCGTTCTGAAGGTGGCGTCGTCCTTGTCACTCAAACAATGCTCGATAAACTTGCCGCTTAA
- the glgA gene encoding glycogen synthase GlgA, producing MRILHAGSELFPLIKTGGLADVLGALPQAQIAEGADVRIVLPGFPALLDAVHHTLVGHHIDTFAGPITLRFGHYDGVGLYLIDAPHLYQRTGSPYHDNNQQEYRDNYLRFALLGWISSELACGFDADWRPDIIHAHDWHAGLCAAYLAAKNYPVPCVFTVHNLAYQGLFSAIHFPELQLPNGFYSPEGLEFYGQISYLKAGLFYANKITFVSPTYAKEVTTPEYGYELANLLKLRQSQEDILGILNGVDYQVWDPQLDPLIPHNYGRQNMLGKAISKMTHQRENKLNVTDKVPLFGVVSRLSTQKGLDLLLEVIPDLLHRGGQLSVLGSGDADLQQAFEQLAYQYPKQVSVLIGYDEPHAHKLIAAADVIVVPSRYEPCGLTQLYGLKYGTLPLVRHTGGLADTVTDCSLENLADRTATGFVFHDYHGYRSHHGKATELNDAVRRVFALWNEPTRWKRVRRQGMQMDFSWQASARKYLALYQNLITPMAGGYEHE from the coding sequence ATGCGCATACTTCATGCTGGCTCAGAACTATTTCCCCTTATCAAAACAGGCGGTTTAGCGGATGTGCTCGGCGCATTACCCCAAGCTCAAATCGCTGAAGGGGCGGATGTCCGTATCGTATTACCCGGTTTTCCAGCGCTACTGGATGCCGTTCACCACACCTTGGTTGGCCACCATATCGATACATTTGCAGGCCCCATCACTCTACGTTTTGGCCATTATGATGGTGTCGGCCTCTATTTAATTGACGCCCCGCATCTCTATCAGCGTACAGGCAGCCCCTACCACGACAATAATCAACAAGAATACAGGGACAACTATCTGCGCTTTGCTTTATTAGGCTGGATAAGCAGCGAACTTGCCTGCGGTTTTGATGCCGATTGGCGACCCGACATTATTCACGCCCACGACTGGCATGCGGGACTATGCGCCGCCTATCTCGCCGCCAAAAATTACCCTGTTCCTTGCGTATTTACCGTTCATAATCTGGCTTACCAAGGGCTATTTTCGGCAATCCATTTTCCTGAGTTGCAGCTGCCTAACGGATTTTATTCCCCCGAAGGCTTAGAATTTTATGGGCAAATTTCCTACCTCAAAGCGGGGCTGTTCTACGCCAATAAAATCACCTTTGTCAGTCCCACTTATGCCAAAGAAGTTACCACTCCTGAATACGGTTATGAGCTCGCCAATTTACTTAAGCTGCGCCAATCTCAAGAGGATATTTTGGGGATCTTAAACGGCGTGGATTACCAAGTTTGGGATCCACAACTTGACCCGTTGATCCCCCATAATTACGGCCGCCAAAATATGCTTGGCAAAGCCATCAGTAAAATGACCCACCAACGAGAAAACAAACTTAATGTCACCGATAAAGTGCCACTTTTCGGCGTTGTCAGCCGCCTCAGTACACAAAAGGGGTTAGACCTCTTGCTAGAAGTGATCCCAGATTTACTGCACCGAGGCGGGCAACTGTCGGTTTTAGGCAGCGGCGATGCCGATTTGCAGCAAGCCTTTGAGCAACTCGCCTACCAATACCCAAAACAGGTTTCGGTACTGATTGGTTATGACGAACCCCACGCCCATAAATTGATTGCTGCCGCTGATGTGATTGTGGTGCCTAGCCGCTACGAACCTTGTGGGCTAACCCAACTTTATGGTCTGAAATATGGCACTCTCCCACTGGTTCGCCACACAGGCGGGCTAGCCGATACTGTCACCGATTGCTCCCTCGAAAATTTGGCAGATCGCACGGCAACCGGTTTTGTCTTTCATGACTATCACGGTTATCGCTCCCACCATGGAAAAGCCACCGAACTCAATGATGCTGTGCGTCGCGTTTTCGCTCTGTGGAATGAACCGACTCGCTGGAAACGCGTACGCCGCCAAGGTATGCAGATGGATTTTAGCTGGCAGGCTTCCGCCAGAAAATACCTTGCGCTATACCAAAACTTAATAACCCCAATGGCTGGAGGATATGAACATGAATAA
- the glgP gene encoding glycogen/starch/alpha-glucan family phosphorylase, whose amino-acid sequence MNNPFTIQNRQQRVDALVDSIQTKLKFMVGKDPIIATQHDWLNAISYAIRDLTVDRWLRAIRRSLSQSDRAVAYLSMEFLIGRTLSNTLLNLGMYEDVADALKKMGFELSAILEEEDDPGLGNGGLGRLAACFLDSLATLKIPSVGFGIRYEYGMFQQNIIDGQQVESTDRWLQYGNAWEFPRYNLSYKIRFAGRLQQEGKIVRWVETEEVLARAYDQIVMGYGCDATNTLRLWSAHATNEMNINKFNQGEYSAAVEDKNFSENVSRVLYPNDSTESGKILRLGQEYFLVSATLQNILDVHYRVHGTLSNLADKVAIHLNDTHPVLAIPELMRLLIDEHEYEWEAAWQMSERIFSYTNHTLMGEALERWSVDLLGRLLPRHLQIIFEINDHFLTEIKQRYPNNPELLTRLSLIDESHGRYVRMAWLAVVGSYQINGVSKLHSELMTQEIFADFAKVFPKRFSNITNGITPRRWLALCNKPLASLIDETIGESWREDLTELSRLQQRTDFPLFIERLKTCKLENKVALADYIAKSVNIIVDPHAMFDVQIKRIHEYKRQLLNILQVIGRYQRILQLPEKNWVPRVVIFSGKAASSYVNAKMIIRLINDVANVINHDARIKNRLKVIFIPNYSVSLAELIIPATDLSEQISLAGTEASGTGNMKFALNGALTIGTLDGANIEIREHVGEDNMFIFGHTAEQVNAIRTQGYDPRKIYQDHEDLHNVLNSLVSGIFSPDDPNRYYSLYDSLINFGDHYQLLADYHSYVQAQDAVDKLYQNPTLWTQKTLNNIANMGYFSSDRTINEYVEKIWRMKPTQ is encoded by the coding sequence ATGAATAACCCATTTACTATCCAAAATCGTCAACAGCGAGTCGATGCGTTAGTCGATTCCATCCAGACCAAATTAAAATTTATGGTCGGCAAAGATCCAATAATTGCCACGCAACATGACTGGCTAAATGCCATCTCCTACGCCATCCGCGACTTAACCGTTGACCGTTGGCTACGCGCCATTCGCCGTTCTCTATCTCAATCGGATCGTGCGGTTGCCTATCTTTCAATGGAGTTTCTAATTGGCCGCACCCTTTCCAATACTTTATTAAATTTAGGCATGTATGAAGATGTAGCTGATGCTTTGAAAAAAATGGGCTTTGAACTAAGTGCTATTTTAGAAGAAGAGGATGACCCCGGTTTAGGCAATGGCGGTTTAGGGCGTCTTGCCGCCTGCTTTTTAGATTCCCTCGCCACCTTAAAAATCCCTTCCGTTGGGTTTGGTATTCGCTACGAATATGGCATGTTCCAACAAAATATTATTGATGGTCAACAAGTTGAGTCCACAGACCGCTGGCTACAATATGGCAATGCATGGGAGTTTCCACGCTATAACCTTAGCTATAAGATCCGTTTTGCTGGTCGCCTTCAGCAAGAGGGCAAAATCGTTCGTTGGGTGGAAACTGAAGAAGTGCTTGCTCGCGCCTATGACCAAATCGTGATGGGCTATGGTTGCGACGCCACCAACACTCTGCGCCTGTGGTCAGCCCATGCCACTAATGAAATGAACATCAACAAATTTAACCAAGGGGAATACTCGGCCGCCGTTGAAGATAAAAATTTCTCTGAGAATGTCTCTCGCGTGCTCTACCCCAATGACTCTACGGAATCAGGGAAAATTTTGCGTCTTGGGCAAGAGTATTTTCTTGTATCAGCAACCTTGCAGAATATCCTCGATGTTCATTACCGAGTCCACGGCACGTTAAGTAATCTTGCCGATAAAGTGGCAATCCATCTAAATGATACCCACCCCGTTTTAGCGATTCCTGAACTGATGCGCTTGCTGATAGATGAACACGAATATGAGTGGGAAGCCGCATGGCAAATGAGTGAAAGAATCTTTTCCTACACCAATCACACTCTGATGGGAGAAGCATTAGAACGATGGTCTGTGGACCTTCTCGGGCGATTGCTCCCTCGCCATCTACAAATTATCTTTGAAATAAACGACCACTTTCTCACTGAGATCAAACAGCGTTACCCCAATAACCCAGAACTTTTAACCCGCCTATCTCTGATTGATGAATCCCATGGACGCTATGTTCGCATGGCATGGCTTGCCGTCGTGGGTAGCTACCAAATAAATGGTGTGTCAAAGCTGCATTCTGAGCTCATGACTCAAGAAATTTTCGCTGATTTTGCCAAAGTATTTCCTAAGCGTTTTAGCAATATCACCAATGGCATTACCCCACGCCGCTGGCTGGCGTTGTGCAATAAACCCCTGGCAAGCTTGATTGATGAAACCATCGGTGAAAGTTGGCGGGAAGATCTCACAGAGCTTTCGCGCCTACAGCAACGCACCGATTTTCCTCTATTTATTGAGCGGTTAAAAACCTGCAAATTAGAAAACAAAGTTGCTCTCGCCGACTATATCGCTAAAAGCGTCAATATCATCGTCGACCCTCACGCTATGTTCGATGTACAAATTAAACGTATTCATGAATATAAACGCCAATTACTCAATATCTTGCAAGTCATTGGACGCTACCAGCGTATCTTGCAACTTCCCGAAAAAAATTGGGTTCCGCGCGTGGTGATTTTTTCAGGAAAAGCCGCCTCATCCTACGTTAACGCCAAAATGATTATCCGACTTATCAATGATGTCGCTAACGTGATTAACCATGACGCCCGAATTAAAAACCGCTTAAAAGTGATTTTTATTCCGAATTACAGCGTGAGCTTAGCGGAGTTAATCATTCCCGCCACCGACTTATCTGAGCAGATATCCCTTGCAGGAACTGAAGCTTCTGGAACAGGTAATATGAAATTTGCCCTCAATGGCGCATTGACCATCGGCACATTAGACGGTGCTAATATTGAAATTCGCGAACATGTTGGCGAAGACAATATGTTTATCTTTGGGCATACCGCCGAGCAAGTTAACGCGATTCGCACACAAGGCTATGACCCACGAAAGATTTACCAAGATCATGAAGATCTGCACAATGTCCTCAATTCCCTCGTTTCGGGCATTTTCAGCCCTGATGACCCTAACCGCTATTACTCGCTTTATGATTCTCTGATTAATTTTGGAGACCATTATCAATTGCTTGCCGATTACCACTCTTACGTTCAAGCCCAAGATGCCGTCGATAAGCTATACCAAAACCCAACGTTATGGACGCAAAAAACCCTCAATAATATTGCTAATATGGGCTATTTCTCTTCCGATAGAACCATAAATGAATATGTTGAAAAGATATGGCGAATGAAACCCACTCAGTGA
- a CDS encoding YadA-like family protein, translating into MVAVYNIDIYKKYFPNAKWNPDNLSNLYLSETIVVGKDSSIANSSTDSRTTATGGTVVFGPNSVAYGFGNTAFGAGTYVSSGGTAVGVATIANNLSTSVGRSAVAENNGVAIGRAALASESAEGGVAIGVSSKATANNAVAIGRSSVASNVNEVSFGNDTIKRKLTNIDAGSADNDAVNFKQLSATNANVTKNTQDLIDANNALNTAKTNLTKQISDNKTDANNQITTVNNKITQINNGEIGIVKFNDANKFINVASDKLGKIVNFTGLDGDRKLTGIDKGTENNDAVNVSQLNETNALVAKNTTDIAGNKTAIDKNTTDIADNKTAIDKNTTDIADNKTAIDKNTTDIADNKTAIDKNTTDIADNKTSIDKNTTDIADNKTAIDKNTTDIADNKTAIDKNTSDITSNTAAIDKNTQDISKQGDALKDISTNLESGTLGLVQLSANGEEVILSDKAKNANAFNIGNKTLNGVLAGKLSADSTEAVNGSQLHATNQAVTANTTAIADNKTAIDKNTNDIKKNTADISKQGETLKDISSNLESGTLGLVQLSANGEEVILSEKAKDAKAFNIGNKTLNGVKAGKLSADSTEAVNGSQLYATNQTVKTNTDNIIKNTNAISQNTQDIVENKNAITTITKNIDSGSLGLVQLSADNQKIVLNSKADSARVFEFNNRTLSGVSAGRVAADSTEAVNGSQLHTTNQSVAKNTQKIQENSDKIAQHDTAIAQNTKDIQANTDKLTQHDKMLNQNSQDIKENTNRLNEHDKEIAQSKQDIKANTEKLAEHDSAISKNTSDIQKNTAALDKQGSEIARLSSEMGDAGALKMSRDGESINLSDKAKNVKSINFGDKQLSGIADAKNDSDAVNLAQMKRGNAETLKSANTYTDERVNQLGEFTENGLNRLNTKIDDLDKKVDKGFAANAALSGLFQPYGVGKMNLTAGVGGYKDESAVAVGMGYRINENVAIKGGVAASTGTGSSTMYNASVNFEW; encoded by the coding sequence ATGGTTGCCGTTTATAACATCGATATTTATAAAAAATATTTTCCCAATGCTAAATGGAATCCGGATAACTTATCTAACCTTTATTTATCTGAAACCATTGTTGTAGGAAAAGATTCATCTATAGCGAACTCATCAACAGATTCAAGAACGACCGCCACAGGCGGAACCGTTGTTTTTGGTCCAAACTCAGTCGCTTATGGTTTTGGTAACACTGCATTTGGTGCCGGAACTTATGTCAGCTCAGGCGGTACTGCGGTGGGAGTTGCAACCATCGCAAATAACTTAAGTACCAGCGTTGGGCGCAGTGCGGTTGCTGAAAATAATGGTGTCGCGATTGGTCGAGCTGCATTAGCATCCGAGAGCGCAGAAGGAGGGGTTGCTATCGGTGTTTCCAGTAAAGCGACCGCCAATAATGCCGTCGCGATTGGTCGTTCTTCCGTGGCTTCAAATGTGAATGAAGTCTCCTTTGGTAACGATACAATAAAACGTAAGCTCACCAATATTGATGCGGGTAGCGCAGATAATGACGCAGTTAACTTTAAACAACTTTCTGCTACCAATGCGAATGTCACTAAGAATACTCAAGATTTAATTGATGCAAATAATGCATTAAATACTGCAAAAACAAATTTAACTAAGCAGATCAGTGATAATAAAACTGATGCTAACAACCAAATAACCACCGTAAATAATAAAATAACCCAGATTAATAATGGGGAAATAGGTATTGTTAAATTTAACGATGCTAATAAATTTATTAATGTTGCGAGTGATAAACTTGGGAAAATAGTCAACTTTACAGGTTTAGATGGTGACCGTAAATTAACGGGCATTGATAAAGGCACGGAAAATAACGATGCCGTTAATGTCAGCCAATTAAATGAAACTAATGCATTAGTCGCCAAGAACACTACCGATATCGCGGGCAACAAAACCGCTATCGATAAAAACACTACCGATATCGCCGACAACAAAACCGCTATCGATAAAAACACTACCGATATCGCCGACAATAAAACCGCCATCGATAAAAACACTACCGATATCGCCGACAATAAAACCGCCATCGATAAAAACACGACCGATATTGCTGATAACAAAACCTCGATTGATAAGAACACCACCGATATCGCCGACAATAAAACCGCCATCGATAAAAACACTACCGATATCGCCGATAACAAAACCGCTATCGACAAGAATACGTCTGATATCACCAGCAATACCGCAGCCATTGATAAAAATACCCAAGACATCTCCAAACAAGGTGATGCGCTGAAAGATATCTCCACCAACTTAGAATCCGGTACCTTAGGGCTCGTCCAGCTGTCTGCCAACGGCGAAGAAGTGATCCTCAGTGATAAAGCCAAAAATGCCAACGCGTTTAATATTGGCAATAAAACCCTGAACGGTGTTTTGGCGGGTAAATTAAGTGCCGACTCTACTGAAGCGGTAAACGGTAGCCAGTTGCACGCCACCAATCAAGCTGTGACAGCGAATACCACTGCGATCGCTGATAACAAAACTGCTATCGATAAAAACACCAACGATATCAAGAAAAATACAGCGGACATATCCAAACAAGGCGAAACACTGAAAGATATCTCCAGCAACTTGGAGTCCGGTACTTTAGGGCTTGTTCAGTTATCGGCGAACGGTGAAGAAGTAATATTGAGCGAAAAAGCCAAAGATGCCAAAGCGTTTAATATCGGAAATAAAACCCTGAACGGCGTGAAAGCGGGTAAATTAAGTGCAGATTCCACCGAAGCGGTGAACGGCAGTCAGCTCTATGCCACCAATCAAACGGTGAAAACCAACACTGACAATATTATCAAGAATACAAACGCTATCAGCCAAAATACCCAGGATATCGTAGAAAATAAAAACGCGATTACCACGATCACCAAAAACATTGATTCTGGCTCGTTAGGATTAGTGCAATTAAGTGCTGATAACCAAAAAATCGTATTGAATAGCAAAGCTGATAGCGCCCGAGTGTTTGAATTTAACAACCGGACATTAAGCGGCGTATCGGCAGGTCGTGTAGCGGCTGACTCTACAGAAGCTGTCAATGGCAGCCAATTGCACACGACTAACCAAAGCGTAGCTAAAAATACGCAAAAAATTCAAGAAAATAGCGATAAAATAGCGCAACACGATACGGCGATTGCGCAAAATACCAAAGATATCCAAGCCAATACCGATAAACTGACGCAGCATGACAAAATGCTTAACCAGAATAGCCAAGATATTAAGGAAAACACCAACCGGCTAAACGAGCACGATAAGGAAATTGCTCAGAGTAAACAGGATATTAAAGCGAATACGGAAAAACTGGCTGAGCATGATAGTGCCATTAGTAAAAACACCAGCGATATTCAGAAAAATACGGCGGCATTAGATAAACAAGGTAGTGAAATTGCGCGTTTATCCTCAGAAATGGGAGATGCCGGAGCGCTGAAAATGAGCCGTGACGGTGAAAGTATCAACCTCAGTGATAAGGCAAAAAACGTCAAATCCATCAATTTTGGCGACAAACAACTTTCCGGTATTGCCGATGCGAAAAATGACAGCGATGCCGTCAATTTAGCGCAAATGAAACGTGGTAATGCCGAAACCTTAAAATCTGCGAACACTTACACCGATGAACGAGTCAATCAGTTGGGTGAATTTACAGAAAATGGGTTAAATCGCCTGAATACCAAAATTGATGATTTAGACAAAAAAGTCGACAAAGGTTTTGCTGCGAATGCCGCACTATCCGGTTTATTCCAACCGTATGGCGTAGGAAAAATGAACTTAACGGCGGGTGTCGGGGGTTATAAAGATGAATCTGCAGTCGCTGTCGGTATGGGGTATCGCATTAATGAAAATGTCGCTATCAAAGGGGGAGTCGCCGCATCAACGGGTACAGGTTCTTCCACTATGTACAACGCGTCAGTGAACTTTGAATGGTAG
- a CDS encoding DUF6630 family protein, with the protein MQGMNPEALDHFNDIMQVVNKLAKLLNPDSIENMETDISSFEEELKESISEDEEGFVERIEEGEIGYLMADLIVRSNMGNSFWIDWKDSESAVSFLEDAVDVEGLDIQLDFAVKDPKNDLRPDQIFVRANQQLQALGYYLLGLTSGNDAYHEILIPSGIFEPFMDIMEHFDVMVELNDEEVDYSEY; encoded by the coding sequence ATGCAGGGCATGAACCCAGAAGCGCTCGACCATTTCAATGACATTATGCAGGTGGTTAACAAGCTGGCGAAGCTGTTAAATCCAGATTCAATCGAGAATATGGAAACGGATATCTCTTCATTTGAGGAAGAGTTAAAAGAGTCGATCAGTGAGGACGAAGAGGGGTTCGTCGAGCGTATCGAAGAGGGTGAAATTGGCTATTTAATGGCAGATCTTATTGTCAGGTCGAATATGGGAAACAGCTTTTGGATAGACTGGAAAGACAGTGAATCTGCGGTGAGTTTCTTGGAAGACGCTGTTGACGTTGAAGGGTTGGATATTCAGCTAGATTTTGCCGTTAAAGACCCTAAAAACGATTTAAGACCAGACCAAATTTTTGTTCGCGCTAATCAGCAACTACAAGCCCTTGGTTACTATTTATTGGGTCTGACTTCCGGCAATGATGCCTACCATGAGATCTTAATTCCTTCCGGTATTTTCGAACCGTTTATGGACATCATGGAACATTTCGACGTCATGGTTGAGCTGAATGACGAAGAAGTGGATTACAGCGAGTATTAA
- a CDS encoding VOC family protein yields MKFKYAILYVENVEKTLDFYQQAFGFKKLFLHESGDYGELDTGSTTISFSSLALMNQLGKGAVGPNPHAPVFELAFETDNVQNALAQAVKAGAELVQDAQEMPWGQTIGYVHDLNGFLIEICTPVQG; encoded by the coding sequence ATGAAATTCAAATACGCTATTTTGTATGTCGAGAATGTAGAGAAAACCCTCGATTTTTACCAACAAGCTTTTGGTTTTAAAAAATTGTTTCTCCATGAAAGTGGTGATTATGGCGAGCTGGATACTGGTAGCACAACAATTTCATTTTCTTCATTGGCGTTAATGAATCAACTCGGTAAAGGCGCGGTTGGTCCTAATCCGCACGCCCCTGTTTTTGAACTTGCTTTTGAGACTGATAATGTACAAAACGCGTTGGCTCAGGCAGTTAAAGCCGGAGCTGAGTTGGTACAAGACGCGCAGGAGATGCCTTGGGGACAAACGATAGGTTATGTTCATGACCTAAATGGCTTTTTGATCGAGATTTGCACACCAGTGCAGGGCTAA
- a CDS encoding MarR family winged helix-turn-helix transcriptional regulator — MRKSKVNTSMIPEIGEGKRGESGHIGYLLRQAHAAHRIRMEQVLQDVGVTLPQFSVLLMVAEYPKASGADLARLSLLTPQTMSVIVKNLEKAGMISKLPHPEHGRIQIIEITQLGEALLRQCKGAVKSTENRLLSGVSESDEKVIRKWLVDVAKQFDSDKA; from the coding sequence ATGCGCAAGTCAAAAGTTAATACATCGATGATCCCTGAAATAGGGGAAGGCAAACGTGGGGAATCAGGTCATATTGGCTATTTACTGCGACAGGCTCATGCGGCTCATCGTATTCGCATGGAGCAAGTTTTGCAGGATGTGGGAGTAACGCTTCCTCAATTTTCTGTGTTGTTAATGGTTGCAGAATATCCTAAAGCCTCAGGGGCTGATTTAGCGAGGCTATCATTATTAACGCCGCAGACTATGAGTGTGATTGTGAAAAATCTCGAAAAGGCGGGAATGATCTCTAAGTTGCCGCACCCGGAGCATGGGCGGATCCAAATTATTGAAATAACCCAATTAGGGGAAGCATTATTACGTCAATGCAAAGGGGCTGTTAAGTCCACTGAAAATAGGTTATTAAGTGGAGTGAGTGAATCTGATGAAAAAGTGATCCGAAAATGGCTGGTGGATGTCGCCAAGCAATTTGATAGCGACAAAGCCTAA
- a CDS encoding carboxymuconolactone decarboxylase family protein has product MKPEIIGRSDWNQFEKIAPEVVAAMGELGKAVSNSGLEKPLTELLKIRVSQINGCAFCLQYHLNLARKLGIEAAKLDLLPTWRDAGIYTPREQAALAWAESLTLMAAQHVSDDVYQALQNEFTESEIAFLTSAIGAINAWNRIAGALQFAPPIPKSSL; this is encoded by the coding sequence ATGAAACCTGAAATTATTGGAAGAAGTGATTGGAATCAGTTTGAAAAAATCGCCCCTGAAGTCGTTGCCGCGATGGGAGAACTGGGAAAAGCCGTTAGCAATTCAGGGCTTGAAAAACCACTTACTGAGTTACTGAAAATACGCGTATCCCAAATCAACGGTTGTGCGTTTTGCCTTCAATATCACTTAAACTTAGCCCGTAAATTGGGGATTGAAGCCGCTAAATTGGATCTCTTGCCAACTTGGCGTGATGCCGGTATTTATACGCCTCGCGAACAAGCCGCGCTCGCTTGGGCAGAATCACTAACTTTAATGGCTGCTCAGCATGTTTCTGATGATGTTTATCAAGCACTACAGAATGAATTTACTGAATCCGAAATTGCGTTTCTAACCTCAGCGATTGGAGCGATTAATGCTTGGAACCGTATTGCGGGTGCTCTGCAATTCGCGCCACCAATTCCTAAATCGAGTTTGTAA